The Trichocoleus desertorum ATA4-8-CV12 genome contains a region encoding:
- a CDS encoding response regulator transcription factor, with product MSEIRVALIESQDLSRYGMQAALGQSDLITVVGEATKGQEGLELLQQTQPDLVIIDLDLPDISGIEVIQQIKNPDSEAESVDLKVLIFSTQADKKLVMQAFAAGADSYCLKDRTNHQDLLEAIEATYRGNSWLDPAIARIVLSHYQQTIEQEAINSNTASVSIESIDPEVVPILGADPLTKRELEILELIVGGNKNEEISQKLYITLDTVKTHVRNILNKMGASDRTHAAVLGLRSGLIN from the coding sequence ATGAGTGAAATTCGTGTAGCCCTAATTGAATCTCAAGACCTCAGTCGGTATGGGATGCAAGCGGCTTTAGGACAAAGTGATCTGATTACCGTTGTAGGTGAGGCAACCAAGGGCCAAGAAGGTCTAGAACTATTGCAGCAAACTCAGCCCGATTTAGTAATTATTGATCTGGATTTGCCTGATATCAGTGGAATTGAGGTAATTCAGCAGATTAAAAATCCAGATTCTGAAGCTGAATCCGTCGATCTTAAAGTTTTGATTTTTAGCACTCAAGCCGATAAAAAACTGGTCATGCAAGCCTTTGCTGCAGGTGCAGATTCCTACTGCTTAAAAGACAGAACCAATCACCAGGATTTGTTAGAGGCGATTGAGGCGACTTACCGAGGCAATTCTTGGCTTGACCCTGCGATCGCCCGAATTGTGCTGTCCCATTATCAACAAACGATTGAGCAAGAGGCTATCAACTCCAACACGGCATCCGTGAGCATTGAATCGATTGATCCAGAAGTGGTACCCATTTTGGGAGCCGATCCTTTAACGAAGCGGGAGTTAGAAATCCTGGAGTTAATTGTGGGGGGAAACAAAAACGAAGAGATTAGTCAAAAGCTCTATATCACCCTAGACACGGTAAAAACTCATGTCCGTAATATCCTCAACAAAATGGGAGCGAGCGATCGCACTCATGCAGCGGTTTTAGGGTTACGTTCAGGGCTGATAAATTAA
- the glgA gene encoding glycogen synthase GlgA, translating into MYIVQIASECAPVIKAGGLGDVVYGLSRELETRGHCVELILPNYDCMRYDHIWGLHDAYRDLWVPWFGGTIHCSVYCGWVHGRLCFFIEPHSRDDFFNRGCYYGCHDDTMRFAFFSKAALEFLQQSNKRPDVIHCHDWQTGLVPVMLFENYKYEMGLQRVCYTIHNFKHQGFAGNEILWATGLNNEPYYFQPDRLQDNFSPFALNLMKGGIVYANAVTTVSPHHAWEACHTDVGSGLGHTLHVHQDKFTGILNGIDLDFWSPEGDRYIPHHYTKDNLEGKAQNKKALRDRLLLQDVDKPIIAYIGRLDGQKGVHLVHHAIYHAIHNDAQFVLLGSATEAGINANFQHEKSFLNDHPDVHLELGFNEELSHLIYAGADMILVPSNYEPCGLTQMIGLKYGTVPIVRSVGGLVNTVFDRDYDSNHLPEMRNGYVFYDSDYQALESTMNRALGLWRDYPKEFQRLVKQGMEYDYSWNHPGKDYIEIYDRIRHKPAVV; encoded by the coding sequence ATGTACATCGTACAAATTGCCTCTGAGTGCGCTCCAGTCATCAAAGCCGGAGGCTTGGGCGATGTGGTTTACGGACTCAGCCGCGAATTAGAAACGCGAGGACATTGCGTTGAGCTGATTCTGCCGAACTATGATTGCATGCGCTATGACCACATTTGGGGCTTGCATGATGCCTACCGCGATCTGTGGGTGCCCTGGTTTGGTGGCACAATTCACTGCTCGGTTTACTGTGGCTGGGTGCATGGGCGATTGTGCTTCTTTATCGAGCCTCATTCTCGCGATGATTTCTTTAACCGTGGTTGCTACTATGGTTGCCACGACGACACCATGCGCTTTGCCTTTTTTAGCAAGGCTGCTCTAGAATTTTTGCAACAGAGTAACAAGCGTCCTGATGTCATCCACTGCCATGACTGGCAGACTGGCTTAGTTCCCGTCATGCTATTTGAAAACTACAAGTATGAAATGGGACTCCAGCGGGTTTGTTACACCATCCATAACTTCAAGCACCAGGGCTTTGCTGGCAACGAGATTCTTTGGGCCACTGGACTCAACAACGAACCTTACTATTTCCAACCCGATCGCCTGCAAGACAACTTCAGCCCCTTCGCCTTGAACTTAATGAAAGGGGGGATTGTTTATGCCAATGCCGTCACCACAGTTTCACCTCACCATGCTTGGGAAGCGTGTCATACCGATGTCGGGTCTGGTCTAGGCCATACGTTGCATGTGCATCAGGATAAATTTACCGGAATTCTCAACGGTATTGATCTAGACTTCTGGAGTCCTGAGGGCGATCGCTATATTCCGCACCACTACACCAAGGACAACCTAGAAGGCAAAGCCCAGAATAAGAAAGCGTTGCGCGATCGCCTACTGCTGCAAGATGTAGACAAACCGATCATTGCTTATATTGGCCGATTAGATGGGCAAAAAGGCGTTCATCTAGTGCATCATGCCATTTACCACGCTATCCACAATGACGCTCAATTTGTCCTGTTAGGCTCTGCTACCGAAGCGGGAATCAATGCCAACTTCCAGCACGAAAAGAGCTTCTTGAATGACCATCCGGATGTGCATCTGGAACTGGGCTTTAACGAAGAACTATCGCACCTGATTTACGCTGGGGCGGATATGATTTTGGTGCCGAGCAACTACGAACCCTGCGGCTTGACTCAAATGATTGGCTTGAAGTATGGCACAGTCCCAATTGTCCGGAGTGTGGGGGGACTGGTGAATACTGTGTTTGACCGCGACTACGACTCCAATCATCTGCCCGAAATGCGCAACGGTTATGTCTTCTATGACTCTGACTATCAAGCGCTAGAATCAACTATGAATCGGGCTTTGGGACTGTGGCGGGATTACCCCAAAGAGTTCCAACGACTAGTGAAGCAGGGCATGGAGTACGACTACTCTTGGAACCATCCGGGTAAGGATTACATCGAAATTTACGATCGCATCCGCCACAAGCCAGCCGTCGTATAG
- a CDS encoding rhodanese-related sulfurtransferase, which translates to MTEIVVAALYKFVSLPDFAEKKDALLAYGLDQDIKGTILLAQEGINGTIAGSRSAIAGLLSFLRADPRLANLEYKESYTDTPPFDRLKVRLKKEIVPLGVPEVDPNEKVGIYVSPEEWNDLIADPDVVVIDTRNDYEVQIGTFQGACNPQTASFQEFPDYVRQHLDPHRHKKVAMFCTGGIRCEKASSFMLEQGFEEVYHLKGGILKYLEAVPAERSLWEGECFVFDQRVAVRHGLEPGSYDVCVACGRPISDADKASEKYEKGISCPHCFESLTEEKRARQVARQRQVELAKQRHQPSSVEP; encoded by the coding sequence ATGACCGAAATTGTTGTTGCCGCACTCTACAAATTTGTCAGCTTGCCAGATTTTGCTGAGAAAAAAGACGCGCTCTTGGCCTATGGTTTAGACCAAGACATTAAAGGCACCATTCTCCTCGCCCAAGAAGGCATCAATGGTACGATTGCTGGATCTCGCTCTGCGATCGCTGGCCTGCTCTCCTTTTTGCGGGCTGATCCGCGCCTAGCGAATCTAGAGTACAAAGAGTCTTACACGGATACTCCCCCGTTCGATCGGCTGAAAGTGCGATTAAAAAAAGAGATTGTACCTTTGGGTGTGCCTGAGGTTGACCCTAACGAGAAGGTGGGTATCTATGTCAGCCCGGAAGAGTGGAACGATCTCATTGCTGATCCAGATGTAGTGGTGATTGACACGCGCAATGATTATGAAGTGCAGATCGGCACCTTTCAAGGCGCTTGTAATCCCCAAACCGCTTCCTTTCAAGAATTTCCTGACTATGTTCGCCAGCATTTAGACCCCCATCGGCATAAAAAAGTGGCGATGTTTTGCACGGGCGGAATTCGGTGCGAAAAAGCTTCCTCCTTTATGCTGGAGCAAGGTTTTGAGGAAGTCTACCACCTGAAAGGCGGCATCTTGAAATATTTAGAAGCAGTGCCAGCAGAAAGGAGCCTTTGGGAAGGGGAGTGCTTTGTGTTTGACCAACGGGTAGCAGTGCGTCATGGACTAGAACCGGGTTCTTATGATGTTTGCGTTGCCTGTGGCCGACCGATCTCAGATGCAGACAAAGCTTCAGAAAAATACGAGAAAGGCATTTCTTGTCCTCATTGTTTTGAGAGCCTGACGGAAGAAAAAAGAGCCCGCCAAGTAGCCCGTCAAAGACAAGTCGAGCTAGCGAAGCAGCGTCATCAGCCTAGCAGCGTCGAGCCTTAA
- a CDS encoding DUF1295 domain-containing protein, whose protein sequence is MKAKHAINVHKGLTGFVVLGLMWAYQNFTIGPWIYLALHGTYGLLWLLKDQLFPDKQWEQEIPAGQGIFLGIFLGLYWVAPFLLISRGVVPSAPLIAAAVALNILGVFLHYGSDAQKYFTLKYHSGLITEGFFARCRNTNYLGEVLIYISFALLAQHWLPFLILALFGAGLFLPNMRKKDQSLSRYPEFAEYQARSGLLLPQFWPSRNSTSVSPVPDSAQNS, encoded by the coding sequence ATGAAAGCAAAACATGCAATCAACGTGCATAAAGGACTGACTGGATTTGTAGTTCTAGGTCTGATGTGGGCCTATCAAAACTTCACGATTGGCCCGTGGATCTATTTGGCACTCCACGGCACCTATGGTCTTCTGTGGTTACTCAAAGATCAGCTCTTTCCTGACAAGCAATGGGAACAGGAAATCCCCGCAGGTCAAGGAATTTTTCTGGGAATTTTTCTGGGTTTGTATTGGGTCGCCCCCTTCTTGCTCATTAGTCGGGGTGTTGTTCCCTCGGCTCCTCTGATTGCCGCAGCCGTTGCCTTAAATATCCTTGGTGTATTTCTCCACTATGGGAGCGATGCCCAGAAATACTTCACGTTGAAATATCACTCTGGTCTAATTACAGAAGGCTTTTTTGCTCGTTGCCGCAATACCAATTACTTAGGAGAAGTGCTCATCTACATCTCGTTTGCCCTTTTAGCTCAGCACTGGCTCCCTTTTTTGATTTTGGCTCTGTTTGGAGCAGGTCTGTTTCTCCCTAATATGCGGAAGAAGGATCAATCCCTATCGCGTTACCCAGAGTTTGCTGAGTACCAAGCGCGTTCTGGCTTGTTGTTGCCTCAATTCTGGCCATCCAGAAACTCAACTTCAGTCAGCCCAGTTCCTGATTCAGCTCAAAATAGCTAA
- a CDS encoding DUF3370 domain-containing protein: MASSASSLAQGVAPSPPPTPQIIVEPQSVRALPGQLDTVPMFNSNSPEWVKTEGVLLSTLPPGGKTTPAAHLNFPFQGRFDLFIHHQTHEPKDLQTFYLGVMLHNPTSQPIKVDVLQAATYLTQEAPYIKLPTYVDNPNNTVYAGPGDRAVTDILQGKRQADFPAQLVIPPGQSRMVLNHPMPVRGLEKPINGRSAYLRLRSSGKVHAASLIMFAKKNTDGTDRAPNLTEWQALLDKGSLSGPRDKAPTPPGQIGGQLIYGRVAGVAQGSRWQAQLSDRPGAKNFTIPAPGQAVSYAISTLRGGRLGTEQSQAAKMLVRYPDTAYESHANYGVEYNLTLPLFNPTPQPQKVALTLATPLKEDRLNQGGLRFRQPSLDFPFFRGTVRLRYPDNQGQLKTRYVHLWHRAGQVLEPLEIITLPPNSSRSVQLDLIYPPDSTPPQVLTLKTES, from the coding sequence ATGGCTTCATCCGCGTCGAGCCTAGCTCAGGGCGTGGCACCGAGCCCACCACCAACGCCCCAAATTATTGTGGAGCCTCAAAGCGTCCGAGCCTTGCCAGGTCAACTGGATACGGTGCCCATGTTTAACAGCAATAGCCCAGAGTGGGTCAAGACCGAGGGGGTTCTGCTCTCTACCCTGCCCCCTGGCGGCAAGACAACACCCGCAGCCCATCTTAACTTTCCCTTTCAGGGTCGCTTTGATTTATTTATTCACCACCAGACCCATGAGCCTAAAGATCTCCAAACGTTCTATTTGGGGGTGATGCTGCACAATCCTACTTCGCAGCCTATTAAAGTGGATGTCTTGCAAGCTGCGACTTATCTAACTCAAGAAGCTCCTTACATCAAGCTGCCAACCTATGTAGACAACCCCAACAATACAGTTTATGCAGGTCCAGGCGATCGCGCCGTGACTGATATTCTCCAAGGTAAGCGCCAAGCGGATTTTCCCGCTCAATTGGTAATTCCGCCCGGTCAAAGCCGCATGGTACTGAATCACCCAATGCCAGTTCGAGGGTTAGAAAAACCAATCAACGGACGATCGGCTTATCTACGGCTCCGTAGTAGTGGCAAAGTTCATGCAGCCAGCCTGATCATGTTTGCCAAGAAAAACACCGATGGTACTGACCGCGCCCCTAACTTGACCGAGTGGCAAGCGTTATTAGACAAGGGTAGTCTATCGGGTCCGCGTGACAAAGCCCCGACTCCACCCGGACAGATTGGCGGGCAGCTAATTTATGGCCGAGTTGCGGGAGTGGCTCAAGGATCGCGCTGGCAAGCTCAACTCAGCGATCGCCCTGGGGCAAAAAACTTCACTATTCCAGCTCCAGGACAAGCGGTATCTTATGCCATCAGCACGCTACGAGGAGGCCGCTTGGGGACTGAGCAAAGTCAAGCAGCCAAAATGCTAGTGCGCTACCCAGACACCGCTTACGAATCCCATGCTAACTACGGTGTGGAATACAACCTAACCTTGCCACTTTTCAACCCCACTCCGCAGCCTCAGAAAGTGGCTTTAACTTTAGCAACTCCCTTAAAGGAAGATCGCCTTAACCAAGGTGGATTGCGCTTCCGCCAACCCTCCCTCGATTTCCCCTTCTTTCGGGGCACTGTGCGTTTGCGCTACCCGGACAACCAAGGACAGCTCAAAACTCGCTATGTCCATTTATGGCACCGGGCGGGACAAGTTTTAGAGCCGTTAGAGATTATTACTTTGCCGCCTAACAGTAGCCGTTCTGTGCAGCTAGACTTAATCTATCCGCCTGATTCCACTCCCCCTCAAGTGCTTACCCTGAAAACTGAGTCTTAA